Proteins encoded in a region of the Fibrobacter sp. UWR4 genome:
- a CDS encoding LytTR family DNA-binding domain-containing protein, giving the protein MGMRCTALIVDDEPLARRRLRALLEEKYSSEIEILEEACSGQQAIERIKDYAPDVVFLDIQMPDMDAFDVLNALDKDDVPLIIFTTAYDNFALRAFEENTVDYILKPIEAERLEVAVEKLRKFFPESEETLPEGGLTWEKLRELVEAHTSYLNQIFVKIGDRTILVKVKDIIRFHSEDKFTAIYTKSNQYFIYTSLLDLEKQLDPRRFVRIHRSNIVALDHVLEFRRSASGKLVAIMDDANKTELLVSRNMFKKIQET; this is encoded by the coding sequence TGTTGGAAGAAAAGTATTCCTCCGAAATTGAAATCTTGGAAGAAGCGTGCTCTGGCCAGCAGGCGATTGAGCGCATTAAGGATTACGCTCCGGACGTCGTGTTTCTGGATATCCAGATGCCGGACATGGACGCCTTTGATGTGCTGAATGCTTTGGATAAGGATGATGTCCCGCTGATCATCTTTACCACCGCCTACGATAATTTCGCTCTTCGCGCCTTTGAAGAGAATACGGTGGATTATATCCTGAAACCCATCGAGGCAGAACGTCTTGAAGTGGCTGTGGAAAAGCTTCGCAAGTTCTTCCCGGAGTCGGAAGAAACCTTGCCGGAAGGTGGCCTTACTTGGGAAAAGTTGCGTGAATTGGTTGAAGCCCATACTTCCTACTTGAATCAGATTTTTGTGAAGATCGGCGATAGGACCATTCTCGTGAAGGTGAAGGATATTATCCGTTTCCATAGCGAAGACAAGTTTACTGCGATTTATACCAAGTCTAACCAGTATTTCATTTATACATCTTTGTTGGATCTGGAAAAGCAATTGGATCCCCGTCGTTTCGTACGTATCCATCGTTCCAATATTGTGGCCTTGGACCATGTGCTGGAATTCCGTCGTTCCGCCAGCGGAAAGCTTGTGGCGATTATGGATGACGCAAACAAGACGGAATTGCTTGTAAGTAGAAACATGTTCAAGAAGATTCAGGAAACCTAA